In Cupriavidus taiwanensis, the following are encoded in one genomic region:
- the iscU gene encoding Fe-S cluster assembly scaffold IscU, which translates to MSYSTKVLDHYENPRNVGSFDKNDDAVGTGMVGAPACGDVMKLQIKVNEAGVIEDAKFKTYGCGSAIASSSLVTEWVKGKTVDQALEIKNTQIAEELALPPVKIHCSILAEDAIKAAVEDYKKKHGAEQQAA; encoded by the coding sequence ATGTCATACAGCACGAAGGTTCTCGACCACTATGAAAATCCCCGCAATGTCGGTTCGTTCGACAAGAACGACGACGCGGTCGGCACCGGCATGGTCGGCGCCCCGGCTTGCGGCGACGTGATGAAGCTGCAGATCAAGGTCAACGAGGCTGGCGTGATCGAAGACGCCAAGTTCAAGACCTATGGCTGCGGCTCGGCCATCGCTTCGTCGTCGCTGGTGACCGAGTGGGTCAAGGGCAAGACCGTGGACCAGGCGCTGGAGATCAAGAACACCCAGATCGCCGAAGAACTGGCGCTGCCGCCGGTGAAGATCCACTGCTCGATCCTGGCCGAAGACGCGATCAAGGCCGCCGTCGAAGACTACAAGAAGAAGCACGGCGCCGAGCAGCAGGCCGCCTGA
- the iscA gene encoding iron-sulfur cluster assembly protein IscA — MITMTEKAAKHVARYLERRGKGVGLRLGVKTTGCSGLAYKLEYVDELLPEDAVFESHGIKVIVDAKSLPYIDGTELDYAREGLNEGFRFNNPNVKDECGCGESFTV; from the coding sequence ATGATCACCATGACCGAGAAGGCGGCCAAGCATGTGGCCCGCTACCTGGAACGCCGCGGCAAGGGCGTGGGCCTGCGCCTGGGCGTGAAGACCACCGGCTGCTCGGGCCTGGCCTACAAGCTGGAATACGTCGACGAACTGCTGCCGGAAGACGCGGTGTTCGAGTCGCACGGCATCAAGGTCATCGTTGACGCGAAAAGCCTGCCGTATATCGACGGCACCGAGCTCGACTATGCGCGCGAAGGGTTGAATGAAGGGTTCCGCTTCAACAACCCCAACGTCAAGGACGAGTGCGGCTGCGGCGAGTCGTTCACGGTCTGA
- a CDS encoding DUF3565 domain-containing protein: MERRITGFRRDDEGHWVAELDCGHGQHVRHDPPWQSRPWTQSEAGRAAMIGTRVNCLKCDRNEPPAEWASQPAR, encoded by the coding sequence GTGGAGCGCCGCATCACCGGCTTCCGCCGGGACGACGAAGGCCACTGGGTGGCCGAGCTCGACTGCGGCCATGGCCAGCACGTGCGGCACGACCCGCCCTGGCAGTCGCGGCCGTGGACGCAGAGCGAGGCGGGACGCGCCGCCATGATCGGCACGCGGGTGAATTGCCTGAAGTGCGACCGCAACGAGCCGCCGGCCGAGTGGGCCAGCCAGCCCGCGCGGTAG
- the hscB gene encoding Fe-S protein assembly co-chaperone HscB — MKDDFFALFGLPVQFGVDEAALDAAYRTVQSQAHPDRFAKAGDAERRVAMQWAAHANEAYRTLRQPLRRATYLLKLRGIDVQAENNTAMSPAFLMQQMEWREALQDAVQARAVDQLDALLRQLRQEKRERHAALGALLDAGDNEAAGGAVRQLMFIEKIEHDTSEAIDRLED, encoded by the coding sequence TTGAAAGACGATTTTTTTGCGCTGTTCGGCCTGCCGGTGCAGTTCGGCGTCGACGAGGCCGCGCTGGACGCGGCCTACCGCACCGTACAGTCGCAGGCGCACCCGGACCGCTTTGCCAAGGCCGGCGATGCCGAGCGCCGCGTGGCGATGCAGTGGGCCGCGCATGCCAACGAAGCCTACCGCACGCTGCGCCAGCCGCTGCGGCGCGCGACCTACCTGCTCAAGCTGCGCGGCATCGACGTGCAGGCGGAGAACAACACCGCCATGTCGCCCGCGTTCCTGATGCAGCAGATGGAATGGCGCGAGGCGCTGCAGGACGCGGTGCAGGCGCGCGCGGTCGACCAGCTCGACGCGCTGCTGCGCCAGCTGCGCCAGGAAAAGCGCGAGCGCCACGCCGCGCTGGGCGCGCTGCTGGATGCCGGCGACAACGAAGCGGCCGGCGGCGCGGTGCGGCAACTGATGTTTATCGAGAAGATCGAGCACGATACCAGCGAGGCCATCGACCGGCTGGAAGACTGA
- the hscA gene encoding Fe-S protein assembly chaperone HscA has product MALLQISEPGMSPAPHQRRLAVGIDLGTTNSLVAAVRSSIPEVLADERGRALLPSVVRYLPDRTAQIGYRAQEEAVRDPKNTIVSVKRFMGRGLRDVANIEHSPYDFVDAPGMVQIKTAAGVKSPVEISAEILATLRQRAEDSLGDDLVGAVITVPAYFDEAQRQATKDAARLAGLEVLRLLNEPTAAAIAYGLDNAAEGTYAVYDLGGGTFDISVLKLTQGVFEVLATGGDSALGGDDFDQRLLCWIVEQAGLQPLSAQDMRLLMVRARAAKEALSEADSTVIDAVLESGEIVHLTLTDATFDKITAHLVQKTLAPVRKALRDAGVTPAEVKGVVLVGGATRMPSIRKAVGDFFGQTPLTNLDPDRVVALGAAMQANLLAGNHAPGEDWLLLDVIPLSLGVETMGGLVEKIIPRNSTIPVARAQEFTTFKDGQTAMAIHVLQGERELASDCRSLARFELRGIPPMVAGAARIRVTYQVDADGLLSVTARETHSGVEASVTVKPSYGLADDDIARMLQDSFREAEQDMKSRALAEERVEAERLVEATQRALETDGDLLSADERAAVEALMATVREIATGEDHLAIRAAVETLSHGTDEFAARRMDRSIKSALAGRKVQELG; this is encoded by the coding sequence ATGGCACTGCTCCAGATTTCCGAACCCGGCATGTCGCCGGCGCCCCATCAACGCCGCCTGGCGGTCGGCATCGACCTCGGCACCACCAACTCGCTGGTGGCCGCGGTGCGCAGCAGCATTCCCGAGGTGCTGGCCGACGAGCGCGGCCGCGCGCTGCTGCCGTCGGTCGTGCGCTACCTGCCGGACCGCACCGCACAGATCGGCTACCGGGCCCAGGAAGAAGCGGTGCGCGACCCCAAGAACACCATCGTCTCGGTCAAGCGCTTCATGGGCCGCGGCCTGCGCGACGTCGCCAATATCGAGCACAGCCCGTACGACTTCGTCGATGCGCCGGGCATGGTGCAGATCAAGACCGCGGCCGGCGTGAAGAGCCCGGTGGAGATCTCGGCCGAGATCCTCGCCACGCTGCGCCAGCGCGCCGAAGACAGCCTCGGCGACGACCTGGTCGGCGCCGTCATCACGGTGCCGGCTTACTTTGACGAGGCCCAGCGCCAGGCGACCAAGGACGCCGCGCGGCTGGCCGGCCTGGAAGTGCTGCGCCTGCTCAACGAACCCACCGCCGCGGCCATTGCCTATGGCCTCGACAACGCCGCCGAAGGCACCTACGCCGTCTATGACCTGGGCGGCGGCACCTTCGACATCTCGGTGCTCAAGCTCACCCAGGGCGTGTTCGAAGTGCTGGCCACCGGCGGCGATTCGGCGCTCGGCGGCGATGACTTCGACCAGCGCCTGCTGTGCTGGATCGTCGAGCAGGCCGGCCTGCAGCCGCTGTCGGCGCAGGACATGCGCCTGCTGATGGTGCGCGCGCGCGCCGCCAAGGAAGCGCTGTCGGAAGCGGACAGCACGGTGATCGACGCGGTGCTGGAATCCGGCGAGATCGTGCACCTGACGCTGACCGACGCGACCTTCGACAAGATTACCGCGCACCTGGTGCAGAAGACGCTGGCGCCGGTGCGCAAGGCGCTGCGCGATGCCGGCGTGACGCCCGCGGAAGTCAAGGGCGTGGTGCTGGTCGGCGGCGCCACGCGCATGCCGTCGATCCGCAAGGCGGTCGGCGATTTCTTCGGCCAGACCCCGCTGACCAACCTCGACCCTGACCGGGTGGTGGCGCTGGGCGCGGCGATGCAGGCCAACCTGCTGGCCGGCAACCATGCGCCGGGCGAAGACTGGCTGCTGCTCGACGTGATCCCGCTGTCGCTGGGCGTCGAGACCATGGGCGGCCTGGTCGAGAAGATCATCCCGCGCAACAGCACCATCCCGGTGGCGCGCGCGCAGGAGTTCACCACCTTCAAGGATGGCCAGACCGCGATGGCGATCCACGTGCTGCAGGGCGAGCGCGAGCTGGCCAGCGACTGCCGCTCGCTGGCGCGCTTCGAGCTGCGCGGCATCCCGCCGATGGTGGCCGGCGCCGCGCGCATCCGCGTGACCTACCAGGTCGATGCCGACGGGCTGCTGTCGGTGACCGCGCGCGAAACGCATTCGGGCGTGGAAGCGTCGGTCACGGTCAAGCCGTCGTACGGGCTGGCCGACGACGATATCGCGCGCATGCTGCAGGACAGCTTCCGCGAAGCCGAACAAGACATGAAGAGCCGCGCGCTGGCCGAGGAACGCGTCGAAGCGGAGCGCCTGGTCGAGGCCACGCAGCGCGCGCTGGAAACCGACGGCGACCTGCTGTCCGCCGACGAGCGCGCGGCGGTGGAAGCGCTGATGGCCACGGTGCGCGAAATCGCCACCGGCGAAGACCATCTCGCCATCCGCGCCGCGGTCGAGACGCTGTCGCACGGCACCGATGAATTTGCGGCGCGCCGCATGGACCGCTCGATCAAAAGCGCACTGGCGGGGCGCAAGGTGCAGGAACTGGGCTGA
- the fdx gene encoding ISC system 2Fe-2S type ferredoxin produces the protein MPQIIVLPHVEYCPEGKVIEADKGVSVLDTLLANGIELEHACEKSCACTTCHVIVREGFDSLNEAEEKEEDLLDKAWGLEPNSRLSCQAIVDEEDLTVEIPKYTINHAKEGH, from the coding sequence ATGCCACAGATCATTGTTTTGCCCCACGTCGAATACTGCCCGGAAGGGAAGGTGATCGAGGCCGACAAGGGCGTCAGCGTGCTCGACACGCTGCTCGCCAACGGCATCGAGCTCGAGCACGCGTGCGAGAAGTCCTGTGCCTGCACCACCTGCCATGTGATCGTGCGCGAGGGCTTCGACTCGCTCAACGAGGCCGAGGAGAAGGAAGAAGACCTGCTCGACAAGGCCTGGGGCCTCGAGCCCAATTCGCGGCTGTCGTGCCAGGCCATCGTCGACGAGGAAGACCTGACCGTCGAGATTCCCAAATACACCATCAACCACGCCAAGGAAGGCCACTGA
- the iscX gene encoding Fe-S cluster assembly protein IscX, producing the protein MKWTDTYAIAEALYDKFPDVDPAGVRFTDLRRWVLELDGFADDPARSGEKILEAIQQAWIEEAE; encoded by the coding sequence ATGAAGTGGACCGATACCTACGCCATCGCCGAAGCACTGTACGACAAGTTCCCGGACGTCGATCCGGCCGGCGTGCGCTTTACCGACCTGCGCCGCTGGGTGCTGGAACTCGACGGCTTTGCCGACGATCCGGCGCGCTCGGGCGAGAAGATCCTGGAGGCGATCCAGCAGGCGTGGATCGAGGAAGCGGAATGA
- the lysS gene encoding lysine--tRNA ligase codes for MTEPNRAQAQAQTKPAADTPAADDNKIIAERREKLAALRQQGVAFPNDFRPTHQAAALQAQYADTEQATLESAPVEVAIAGRMMLKRVMGKASFATVQDGSGQIQFYITRDKVGEEVYAAFKHWDLGDIISARGELFRTNKGELSVQVRELRLLSKSLRPLPDKFHGLADQEMKYRQRYVDLIVSPETRDTFRARTNAISSLRRHMADAGFMEVETPMLHPIPGGAAAKPFITHHNALDMQMFLRIAPELYLKRLIVGGFERVFEINRNFRNEGVSPRHNPEFTMMEFYAAYTDYRWLMDFTEDLIRKAAIDARGSAVLTYQERELDLSKPFHRLTICQAIQKFAPQYTDAQLADAEFLRTELKKFGVNTNAPQFLNAGLGTLQLVLFEETAESQLWEPTFIVDYPVEVSPLARASDTVPGITERFELFITGREIANGFSELNDAEDQADRFRKQVEQKDAGDEEAMYFDADYIRALEYGMPPTGGCGIGIDRLVMLLTDSPNIRDVILFPHLRKED; via the coding sequence ATGACCGAACCGAACCGCGCCCAGGCCCAAGCGCAGACCAAGCCCGCCGCCGACACCCCCGCCGCCGACGACAACAAGATCATCGCGGAACGGCGCGAGAAACTGGCCGCGCTGCGCCAGCAAGGCGTGGCCTTCCCCAACGATTTCCGCCCGACCCACCAGGCCGCCGCGCTGCAGGCGCAGTACGCCGACACCGAGCAGGCCACGCTCGAGTCCGCCCCGGTCGAGGTCGCCATCGCCGGGCGCATGATGCTCAAGCGCGTGATGGGCAAGGCCAGCTTCGCCACCGTGCAGGACGGCAGCGGCCAGATCCAGTTCTACATCACGCGCGACAAGGTCGGCGAAGAGGTCTACGCCGCCTTCAAGCACTGGGACCTGGGCGACATCATCAGCGCCCGCGGCGAGCTGTTCCGCACCAACAAGGGCGAGCTGTCGGTGCAGGTGCGCGAGCTGCGCCTGCTGTCCAAGTCGCTGCGCCCGCTGCCGGACAAGTTCCACGGCCTGGCCGACCAGGAAATGAAGTACCGCCAGCGCTATGTCGACCTGATCGTGTCGCCGGAAACGCGCGACACCTTCCGCGCGCGCACCAACGCGATCTCGTCGCTGCGCCGCCATATGGCCGACGCCGGCTTCATGGAAGTCGAAACGCCGATGCTGCACCCGATCCCGGGCGGCGCCGCGGCCAAGCCGTTCATCACGCACCACAATGCGCTGGACATGCAGATGTTCCTGCGCATCGCGCCCGAGCTGTACCTGAAGCGCCTGATCGTCGGCGGCTTCGAGCGCGTGTTCGAGATCAACCGCAACTTCCGCAACGAAGGGGTGAGCCCGCGCCACAACCCCGAGTTCACCATGATGGAGTTCTACGCGGCCTACACGGACTACCGCTGGCTGATGGACTTCACCGAGGACCTGATCCGCAAGGCCGCGATCGACGCGCGCGGCAGCGCCGTGCTGACGTACCAGGAGCGCGAGCTGGACCTGTCCAAGCCGTTCCACCGCCTGACCATCTGCCAGGCGATCCAGAAGTTCGCGCCGCAGTACACCGACGCGCAGCTGGCCGATGCCGAATTCCTGCGCACCGAGCTGAAGAAGTTCGGCGTCAACACCAATGCGCCGCAGTTCCTCAATGCCGGGCTGGGCACGCTGCAGCTGGTGCTGTTCGAGGAAACCGCGGAAAGCCAGCTGTGGGAGCCGACCTTTATCGTCGATTACCCGGTCGAGGTCTCGCCGCTGGCGCGCGCCTCGGACACGGTGCCGGGCATCACCGAGCGCTTCGAGCTGTTCATCACCGGCCGCGAGATCGCCAACGGCTTCTCGGAGCTGAACGACGCCGAGGACCAGGCCGACCGCTTCCGCAAGCAGGTCGAGCAGAAGGACGCCGGCGACGAGGAAGCGATGTACTTCGACGCCGACTATATCCGCGCGCTGGAGTACGGCATGCCGCCGACGGGTGGTTGCGGGATCGGTATCGACCGGCTGGTGATGTTGCTGACGGATAGTCCGAATATCCGGGACGTCATCCTGTTCCCGCATCTGCGCAAGGAAGACTGA
- a CDS encoding SDR family oxidoreductase — MSEANHLYIITGASRGLGAALTNALLVPGNRLICVARSRNTELERIATLSGVPVAWHLQDLSQAGPAATWLASVLDTLDLPPTSATLILNAGVVEPIGPVAALQEKTLVPHLLTNLAAPMTMTAAFLERTEKFGCPRKVLAISSGAARRPIEGWSAYCAGKAGLDMFMRSVNAEYAQAEAPGTVRAVALAPGVIDTGMQATIRNADFAQVQRFRELKANQQLASAEETAGRIVAYLHRPDFGSTELDDLRNY, encoded by the coding sequence ATGAGCGAAGCCAATCACCTGTACATCATCACCGGCGCCTCGCGCGGGCTGGGCGCGGCACTGACCAACGCCCTGCTGGTGCCGGGCAACCGCCTGATCTGCGTCGCGCGCAGCCGCAACACCGAACTGGAACGCATCGCCACGCTCAGCGGCGTGCCGGTGGCGTGGCACCTGCAGGACCTGTCGCAGGCCGGTCCCGCCGCCACCTGGCTCGCCAGCGTGCTCGACACGCTGGATCTGCCGCCGACCAGCGCCACGCTGATCCTGAACGCGGGCGTGGTCGAGCCGATCGGTCCGGTCGCGGCGCTGCAGGAAAAGACGCTGGTGCCGCACCTGCTGACCAACCTGGCGGCGCCGATGACCATGACCGCGGCGTTCCTGGAGCGCACCGAGAAGTTCGGCTGCCCGCGCAAGGTGCTGGCAATCTCGTCCGGCGCCGCGCGCCGGCCGATCGAAGGCTGGAGCGCCTATTGCGCGGGCAAGGCCGGGCTCGACATGTTCATGCGCTCGGTCAATGCCGAGTACGCCCAGGCCGAGGCCCCGGGCACCGTGCGCGCGGTGGCGCTGGCCCCTGGCGTGATCGATACCGGCATGCAGGCCACCATCCGCAATGCCGATTTTGCCCAGGTGCAGCGCTTCCGCGAACTCAAGGCCAACCAGCAGCTCGCCTCCGCCGAGGAAACCGCCGGCCGCATCGTCGCCTACCTGCACCGCCCGGATTTCGGCAGCACCGAGCTCGACGATCTCCGCAACTACTGA
- the prfB gene encoding peptide chain release factor 2 (programmed frameshift): MEAERLNAISGAISDLRSRTEDLRGYLDYDVKVGRLDEVNGLLEDPDVWNNPKRAQDLGKEKKMLEGVVGVLGKLTDDLVGAEELFELAREEGDDETLESIEADVKGFEAVVADMEFRRMFAGEMDQANAFIDIQAGAGGTEACDWASMLLRQYLKYCERKGFKAEVLEESEGDVAGIKSATIKIEGEYAFGYLRTETGVHRLVRKSPFDSSGGRHTSFSSVFVYPEVDDSFEVEINPADLRVDTYRASGAGGQHINKTDSAVRITHIPTGIVVQCQNDRSQHRNRAEAMSMLKSRLYEHEMRKRQAEADKLEAGKTDVGWGHQIRSYVLDQSRIKDLRTNVEMSNTQKVLDGDLDPFIEASLKQGL; encoded by the exons ATGGAAGCAGAACGCCTCAACGCCATCTCCGGTGCCATCTCCGATCTCCGTTCCCGGACGGAAGATCTACGGGGGTATCTT GACTACGATGTCAAAGTAGGAAGGCTGGACGAAGTCAACGGCCTGCTGGAAGACCCCGACGTCTGGAACAACCCCAAGCGGGCCCAGGACCTCGGCAAGGAAAAGAAGATGCTCGAGGGCGTGGTCGGCGTCCTGGGCAAGCTCACCGATGACCTCGTCGGTGCGGAAGAGCTGTTCGAGCTCGCCAGGGAAGAAGGCGACGACGAGACCCTCGAGTCGATCGAGGCCGACGTCAAGGGCTTCGAGGCCGTGGTGGCGGACATGGAATTCCGCCGCATGTTCGCCGGCGAGATGGACCAGGCCAACGCCTTTATCGACATCCAGGCCGGCGCCGGCGGCACCGAAGCGTGCGACTGGGCCTCGATGCTGCTGCGCCAGTACCTGAAGTACTGCGAGCGCAAGGGCTTCAAGGCCGAGGTGCTGGAAGAGTCCGAGGGCGACGTCGCCGGCATCAAGAGCGCGACCATCAAGATCGAGGGCGAGTACGCCTTCGGCTACCTGCGCACGGAAACCGGCGTGCACCGGCTGGTGCGCAAGTCGCCGTTCGATTCGTCAGGCGGGCGCCATACCTCGTTCTCGTCGGTGTTCGTCTACCCCGAGGTCGACGATTCCTTCGAGGTCGAAATCAACCCGGCGGACCTGCGCGTGGATACCTACCGCGCCTCGGGCGCGGGCGGCCAGCACATCAACAAGACCGATTCGGCCGTGCGTATCACGCATATCCCGACGGGGATCGTGGTGCAGTGCCAGAACGACCGCTCGCAGCACCGCAACCGTGCCGAGGCCATGTCGATGCTGAAGTCGCGCCTGTACGAGCACGAGATGCGCAAGCGCCAGGCCGAGGCCGACAAGCTCGAGGCCGGCAAGACCGACGTGGGCTGGGGCCACCAGATCCGCTCCTACGTGCTGGACCAGAGCCGCATCAAGGACCTGCGCACCAACGTGGAAATGTCCAACACCCAGAAGGTGCTGGACGGCGACCTGGACCCGTTCATCGAGGCCAGCCTCAAGCAGGGACTGTAG
- a CDS encoding peptidoglycan DD-metalloendopeptidase family protein codes for MTKTRHDIEPGRRRALGLLLAAATAAITAGCGTTGGPVPDGYYRVERGDTLYSIARKHRRSVRDLTRWNSDITSPSQIEVGQLIRVRPPGAAAGSAAASTGSGQAVTDTPRVDSTASRPPASSIRLQWPADGRVTAGFAPPASKGLSIAVPANGTVRAAAAGRAIHVGNLRGYGMLVIVKHNDDWLTVYGNLDQPLVSEGAQVSAGQDVGRMGASPSELHFEVRGNGKPVNPASYLPSRG; via the coding sequence ATGACGAAAACCAGACATGACATCGAGCCAGGCCGGCGCCGCGCGCTGGGCCTGCTGCTGGCGGCCGCCACCGCAGCCATCACCGCCGGCTGCGGCACCACGGGCGGGCCCGTGCCGGACGGCTACTACCGCGTCGAGCGCGGCGACACGCTGTATTCGATCGCGCGCAAGCACCGCCGCAGCGTGCGCGACCTGACCCGCTGGAACAGCGATATCACCAGCCCGAGCCAGATCGAGGTGGGGCAGCTGATCCGGGTGCGGCCGCCCGGCGCCGCCGCCGGCAGCGCGGCGGCGTCGACGGGCAGTGGGCAGGCCGTGACCGATACGCCGCGCGTCGACAGCACGGCATCGCGGCCGCCCGCCAGCAGCATCCGCCTGCAATGGCCGGCCGACGGCCGCGTCACGGCCGGCTTCGCGCCGCCGGCCAGCAAGGGCCTGAGCATCGCCGTGCCGGCCAACGGCACGGTGCGCGCCGCCGCCGCCGGACGCGCCATCCATGTCGGCAACCTGCGCGGCTACGGCATGCTGGTGATCGTCAAGCACAACGACGACTGGCTCACCGTGTACGGCAACCTCGACCAGCCGCTGGTCAGCGAGGGCGCGCAGGTGTCGGCGGGGCAGGACGTCGGCCGCATGGGCGCGAGCCCGAGCGAGCTGCACTTCGAGGTGCGCGGCAACGGCAAGCCGGTGAACCCGGCCAGCTACCTGCCGTCGCGCGGCTGA
- the recJ gene encoding single-stranded-DNA-specific exonuclease RecJ, translating into MTRIAIRQYSPEHASSLAAAGLHPTLARILAARGVARAAELATDLPELVPPAAMKGIGHAAAYLADAIAAGKRLLIVADYDCDGATACAVGVRGLRMLGARVEYIVPNRFEYGYGLTPEIVALAARQQPDVIVTVDNGIASVDGVAAANALGIDVVVTDHHLPGSELPQAAVIVNPNQPGCEFPSKNLAGVGVMFYVLLALRAELRRRGVYTQQTQPPLQTLLDLVALGTVADVVKLDTNNRILVAQGLRRMRAGRMQPGVAALFRAAGREAARANTFDLGFGLGPRLNAAGRLADMSLGIECLLTDDANRAWEIAQELDSMNRERRDIEAGMQQEALQILEQPMAGLAGPDPSSRFTVSVFNDTWHQGVIGIVASRLKDKFHRPTITFAPGDDTTVKGSGRSIPGFHLRDALDLVSKRHPGMLLKFGGHAMAAGLTVRAERFAEFQEAFEAVGREWLTDDQLARVIETDGDIEDQCFSPEFVTLLEQQVWGQGFPAPTFCGEFDVLRQSVLKGKHLKLQLGRGSQRFDAIWFNHADSLGASAQVAYRLDNNTFNGVTRVQLVIEHAQ; encoded by the coding sequence ATGACCCGGATCGCCATCCGCCAATATTCTCCCGAACACGCCAGCTCGCTGGCGGCCGCCGGCCTGCACCCGACCCTGGCGCGCATCCTGGCCGCGCGCGGCGTGGCCCGCGCCGCCGAGCTGGCCACCGACCTGCCTGAACTGGTGCCGCCCGCGGCCATGAAGGGCATCGGCCACGCCGCGGCTTACCTGGCCGACGCCATCGCCGCCGGCAAGCGCCTGCTGATCGTCGCCGACTACGACTGCGACGGCGCCACCGCGTGCGCGGTAGGCGTGCGCGGGCTGCGCATGCTGGGCGCGCGGGTGGAATACATCGTGCCCAACCGCTTCGAGTACGGCTACGGCCTGACGCCGGAGATCGTCGCGCTGGCGGCCAGGCAGCAGCCGGACGTGATCGTCACGGTCGACAACGGCATCGCCAGCGTCGACGGCGTCGCCGCGGCCAATGCGCTGGGCATCGACGTGGTGGTGACCGACCACCACCTGCCGGGATCGGAGCTGCCGCAGGCCGCGGTGATCGTCAACCCGAACCAGCCGGGCTGCGAATTCCCCAGCAAGAACCTGGCCGGCGTGGGCGTGATGTTCTACGTGCTGCTGGCGCTGCGCGCCGAGCTGCGCCGGCGCGGCGTGTACACCCAGCAGACCCAGCCGCCGCTGCAGACGCTGCTGGACCTGGTGGCGCTGGGCACCGTCGCCGACGTGGTCAAGCTCGATACCAACAACCGCATCCTGGTGGCGCAGGGACTGCGCCGCATGCGCGCCGGGCGCATGCAGCCCGGCGTGGCCGCGCTGTTCCGCGCCGCCGGGCGCGAGGCGGCGCGCGCCAATACCTTCGACCTGGGCTTCGGGCTGGGCCCGCGCCTGAATGCCGCCGGCCGGCTCGCCGACATGTCGCTGGGCATCGAATGCCTGCTGACCGACGATGCCAACCGCGCCTGGGAAATCGCCCAGGAGCTGGACAGCATGAACCGCGAGCGCCGCGACATCGAGGCCGGCATGCAGCAGGAGGCGCTGCAGATCCTGGAGCAGCCTATGGCCGGGCTAGCTGGCCCGGACCCGTCGTCGCGCTTCACCGTCAGCGTGTTCAACGACACCTGGCACCAGGGCGTGATCGGCATCGTCGCGTCGCGGCTGAAGGACAAGTTCCACCGCCCCACCATCACCTTCGCGCCGGGCGACGACACCACCGTCAAGGGCTCGGGCCGCTCGATCCCCGGCTTCCACCTGCGCGACGCGCTGGACCTGGTGTCCAAGCGCCACCCCGGCATGCTGCTCAAGTTCGGCGGCCACGCCATGGCGGCGGGGCTGACCGTGCGCGCCGAGCGCTTTGCCGAATTCCAGGAAGCGTTCGAGGCGGTCGGGCGCGAATGGCTGACCGACGACCAGCTCGCGCGCGTGATCGAGACCGATGGGGATATCGAGGACCAGTGCTTCAGCCCGGAGTTCGTCACCCTGCTGGAGCAGCAGGTGTGGGGCCAGGGTTTCCCGGCGCCGACCTTCTGCGGCGAGTTCGACGTGCTGCGCCAGAGCGTGCTCAAGGGCAAGCACCTGAAGCTGCAGCTCGGGCGCGGCAGCCAGCGCTTCGATGCGATCTGGTTCAACCATGCCGACTCGCTCGGCGCCAGCGCGCAGGTGGCCTACCGGCTCGACAACAACACCTTCAACGGCGTCACGCGCGTGCAGCTGGTGATCGAGCACGCGCAGTAG